In Leptospira harrisiae, a genomic segment contains:
- a CDS encoding PaaI family thioesterase: protein MKSVAKKNLSFASSPDNADGLQLKITFDEDTKTAFGDYTCPEKYQGLPDQIHPGIISTILDEIMVKINEAMNFETTTGELTIRFLQPAKVNEPLHLRGWFVKKNKKIIENRAEIENEIGKIVARGKGKYIEAED from the coding sequence ATGAAATCCGTTGCGAAAAAAAATCTCAGCTTTGCTTCCTCACCGGACAATGCAGACGGGTTGCAGCTAAAAATCACATTCGACGAAGACACAAAAACTGCCTTCGGTGATTACACCTGCCCCGAAAAATACCAAGGTTTACCGGATCAAATCCACCCAGGTATTATTTCTACTATCTTAGACGAAATCATGGTTAAGATCAACGAAGCGATGAATTTCGAAACCACTACAGGTGAATTGACAATTCGATTCTTACAACCTGCAAAGGTAAACGAACCACTCCACTTACGTGGATGGTTTGTGAAAAAGAATAAAAAAATCATAGAAAACCGTGCTGAAATAGAAAATGAGATCGGCAAAATAGTGGCCCGCGGAAAAGGTAAATATATCGAAGCTGAAGACTGA
- a CDS encoding ATP-binding cassette domain-containing protein, which yields MSDHITIHNLNFQFESQQEPLFQNLNLHFSKGWTGIVGKNGSGKSTLAKLISGEILPDKGSVQGNDFLFSISQGTELADVELTDFIYDDSNNTGFWKSLLEIKIQSEEGYEFLSFGEKRRILLAMALSKNVDVLILDEPTNHLDTKSSQIIRNAILHFQGIGILICHDRSLLDEVTTSCVFLEKNFISHRPGNYSAGKMQMQREAEERIHDWEMARTEHKKLEAELNRRREEARLSHTHRSKKGLDLHDHDGRQKKNLARVTGKDGQAGRLKNQIERRTENSKLKEKQIWEKLPEKENLGILWNGVPSKRSTLFMFDEESLTLEFLSLSLSSHLKILPDSKIAITGPNGAGKSTLLRYLLQSFQEKGIPYLYLPQEFSKNELADLLWEFQNLPNEKKAKVLSGIHRLGSDPKRFSESEALSPGEGKKLFLSLHLEKSPEVIVLDEPTNHLDLQSLEAIESSLATLGTALIFVSHDRRFVETLAKEEWCLENLSLVQKHLDRI from the coding sequence ATGTCCGATCATATTACCATTCATAATTTAAACTTTCAGTTCGAATCACAACAAGAACCACTATTCCAAAATCTAAACCTTCATTTTTCGAAAGGTTGGACTGGCATTGTCGGAAAAAACGGTAGTGGAAAATCTACTTTAGCGAAGCTCATCTCTGGGGAAATTCTTCCCGACAAGGGCTCCGTCCAAGGAAATGATTTTCTTTTTTCGATTTCGCAAGGAACCGAACTGGCAGATGTGGAACTTACTGATTTTATATACGATGATTCCAATAATACAGGATTTTGGAAGAGTCTTCTCGAAATAAAAATCCAATCGGAAGAAGGTTATGAGTTTCTCAGTTTCGGTGAAAAACGAAGGATACTTTTAGCAATGGCTTTGTCGAAGAATGTGGATGTTTTGATTTTGGATGAACCTACGAACCATCTAGATACAAAAAGCAGCCAAATCATCCGAAATGCGATTTTGCACTTCCAAGGAATTGGAATTCTAATTTGCCACGACAGGTCTTTGTTAGATGAAGTGACTACCTCTTGTGTATTTCTTGAAAAAAACTTTATTTCCCATCGACCCGGAAATTATTCTGCGGGTAAAATGCAGATGCAACGAGAAGCCGAAGAACGGATTCACGATTGGGAAATGGCAAGGACAGAACATAAAAAACTAGAAGCCGAACTGAACCGAAGAAGGGAAGAAGCAAGGCTCTCTCATACACATAGATCAAAGAAAGGACTTGATCTACATGATCATGACGGCCGCCAAAAAAAGAACTTAGCTAGAGTGACTGGAAAGGATGGCCAAGCAGGCCGATTGAAAAACCAAATCGAAAGAAGAACTGAAAATTCCAAACTAAAAGAAAAACAAATTTGGGAAAAACTTCCAGAAAAAGAAAATTTAGGAATTTTATGGAATGGTGTTCCTTCGAAACGAAGCACCTTATTTATGTTTGACGAAGAATCTCTCACTTTGGAATTTCTTTCTTTGTCACTTTCCTCCCATTTGAAAATCCTGCCAGATTCAAAAATTGCGATCACAGGTCCCAATGGTGCAGGTAAGTCCACTCTGCTTCGGTATCTGTTACAATCCTTCCAAGAGAAGGGGATACCATATTTGTATCTTCCTCAGGAATTTTCAAAAAACGAATTAGCCGATTTACTTTGGGAATTTCAAAATTTACCGAATGAAAAAAAAGCTAAGGTTCTTTCTGGGATTCACAGACTCGGAAGTGACCCCAAACGTTTTTCTGAATCGGAGGCACTGAGTCCTGGGGAAGGAAAAAAACTATTCCTCTCGCTTCATTTGGAAAAAAGTCCAGAGGTAATTGTTTTAGACGAACCAACGAACCATTTGGATCTCCAATCTTTGGAAGCAATAGAATCTTCTTTGGCCACACTTGGCACTGCCCTAATATTTGTGAGTCATGATAGGAGGTTTGTGGAAACTTTGGCTAAGGAAGAATGGTGTTTGGAAAACCTGTCGCTTGTTCAAAAACATCTAGACAGAATCTAA
- a CDS encoding peroxiredoxin, which produces MPQVTSHAPDFKATAVIGDSFKEIKLSDYKGKWVVLFFYPLDFTFVCPTEIIEYDAKLEDFKKIGAEVLGVSVDSEFSHLAWKKTARKEGGIGEIKYPLIADKTKEIAKAFGVLIESGPDAGVALRGTFIIDPAGIIRQATVNDLPVGRNIEEAVRLIKAFQFVEKHGEVCPANWDEGKKTMKADPTGSKAYFASVN; this is translated from the coding sequence ATGCCACAAGTGACATCACATGCCCCAGATTTTAAAGCAACAGCTGTAATCGGGGACAGTTTTAAAGAAATCAAATTGTCAGATTACAAAGGAAAATGGGTGGTACTGTTTTTCTATCCACTCGATTTTACATTTGTTTGTCCGACAGAAATTATTGAATACGATGCAAAACTCGAAGATTTTAAAAAGATCGGAGCTGAAGTTTTGGGAGTTTCTGTTGATAGCGAATTTTCACACTTAGCTTGGAAAAAAACTGCCAGAAAAGAAGGTGGTATTGGAGAGATCAAATACCCACTCATCGCTGACAAAACAAAAGAAATTGCAAAGGCTTTTGGAGTTCTTATCGAGTCTGGTCCTGATGCAGGAGTTGCTCTTCGAGGAACTTTTATCATAGATCCAGCGGGTATCATTCGCCAAGCAACTGTTAATGACCTACCTGTAGGACGTAACATTGAGGAAGCAGTTCGCCTCATCAAAGCTTTCCAATTTGTGGAAAAACATGGTGAAGTTTGCCCTGCGAATTGGGACGAAGGAAAGAAAACGATGAAAGCAGATCCTACTGGATCCAAAGCTTACTTCGCTTCTGTAAATTAA
- the sufB gene encoding Fe-S cluster assembly protein SufB, whose protein sequence is MESTADLDKVSFEFYKPDNFPKGLTRKVVESISHIKNEPSWLAEFRLKAFEVYEQKPMPTWGFIPQFHINIDDYVHYVGSNQKKKKSWDEVDPEILRSFEKLGIPEHERKYLAGIETMNDSETIYANVKKELTDLGIIFCDIDTAIKEYPELVREYLGTVVTIGDNKFSALNSAVFSGGSFAYIPKGVKTPMPLQAYFKVTAASSGQYERTLLIADEGAHLEYSEGCTSVQDKGTNFHTAVVELVAKKNSKIFYTTIQNWKKNMYNWTVKRGICEEAAHITWTDCNIGANTIKYPGIILQGDHSTGDVLSLAFAGSGQVQDTGARIIHVGKNTRSNILAKGVALDGGINSYRGLVKFEPSSKGSYSHIKCDGLMMDNRSQSHAYPYNDVSGEEGTLNYEATVSKIDDDQLFYLQSRGMSEDDAKLLIINGFCEGVTKHLDVEYSVEMTKLIKMILEDGKVIAEK, encoded by the coding sequence ATGGAATCAACAGCCGACTTAGACAAGGTTTCTTTCGAATTTTACAAACCTGATAATTTTCCAAAGGGACTCACTCGTAAGGTTGTTGAATCCATTTCCCATATTAAAAATGAACCAAGTTGGCTTGCGGAATTTCGTTTAAAGGCTTTTGAAGTTTATGAACAGAAACCGATGCCGACTTGGGGATTCATTCCGCAATTTCATATCAATATAGATGACTATGTACATTACGTAGGTTCCAACCAAAAAAAGAAAAAATCTTGGGACGAAGTGGATCCCGAAATCCTACGTAGTTTTGAAAAATTAGGAATTCCTGAACACGAAAGGAAATACCTAGCTGGAATCGAAACCATGAACGATTCCGAAACCATTTATGCCAATGTCAAAAAGGAACTGACTGACCTTGGGATTATCTTTTGTGACATCGATACGGCAATTAAAGAATATCCAGAACTGGTACGTGAGTATTTGGGGACTGTAGTCACCATTGGTGATAATAAATTTTCAGCACTGAACTCCGCTGTGTTTAGCGGGGGATCTTTTGCTTACATTCCGAAGGGAGTCAAAACTCCTATGCCTCTTCAAGCATACTTTAAAGTAACAGCTGCTAGTTCCGGACAATATGAACGTACACTTCTCATTGCTGATGAGGGTGCGCATTTGGAATACAGCGAAGGTTGTACTTCTGTCCAAGACAAAGGTACCAATTTTCATACCGCTGTTGTGGAACTCGTAGCCAAAAAGAATTCTAAAATCTTTTATACCACCATCCAAAACTGGAAAAAGAATATGTACAATTGGACCGTGAAACGAGGGATCTGCGAAGAAGCCGCTCATATCACTTGGACCGATTGTAATATTGGAGCCAATACCATCAAATACCCAGGAATCATTTTACAAGGGGATCATTCGACTGGTGATGTATTGTCTTTGGCTTTTGCTGGAAGTGGGCAAGTGCAAGATACGGGCGCAAGGATCATCCATGTGGGAAAAAACACTCGTTCCAATATTTTGGCAAAAGGTGTGGCACTCGATGGAGGAATCAATTCTTACCGAGGTCTTGTCAAATTTGAGCCATCTAGCAAAGGATCTTATAGCCATATCAAATGTGATGGACTGATGATGGACAACCGTTCCCAGTCGCACGCCTATCCTTACAATGATGTATCAGGAGAAGAGGGAACTTTAAACTACGAAGCCACTGTCTCTAAAATTGATGACGACCAATTGTTTTACCTTCAATCGCGAGGAATGAGTGAAGACGATGCAAAGTTACTTATCATTAATGGATTTTGTGAAGGTGTCACAAAACATTTGGATGTAGAGTATTCTGTTGAGATGACAAAACTCATCAAAATGATTTTGGAAGATGGAAAGGTGATCGCCGAAAAATAA
- a CDS encoding transmembrane 220 family protein has product MKLFRILSVPLFLYFAYLQLNDPDPYLWFPIYVFVAIIALASLFRPVPKFVGWILIPIYLVLSGYYFAHTPYFGMEVEEVREFLGLLIASVAVALLIFKK; this is encoded by the coding sequence ATGAAACTCTTTCGAATCCTGTCTGTTCCCCTTTTCCTTTATTTTGCCTATTTGCAATTGAATGACCCAGATCCTTACCTTTGGTTCCCGATCTATGTATTTGTCGCCATCATTGCCCTGGCAAGTTTGTTTCGTCCAGTTCCCAAGTTTGTGGGATGGATACTCATTCCGATTTATCTCGTTTTGTCTGGGTATTATTTTGCCCACACTCCCTACTTTGGTATGGAAGTGGAGGAAGTCAGAGAATTTTTAGGACTTTTGATTGCCAGTGTAGCGGTGGCTCTTCTTATTTTTAAGAAATAA
- a CDS encoding PQQ-dependent sugar dehydrogenase produces MKIQTFVLFSFLSMSVSCDDIGRSILKNYNKKYETDGQVLGSKPLFIGVDANRKQVTVSLQEVVKVKEPTDIQFPPGDSPFLFALEKTGNMILFHREKKTSRVLAKFPVITDSEEGLLGLTFHPKYPKQPKLYTNYVKSVANKDVTIVSEWEVDNPSDFDSMKLTNERVLLQVEQPYPNHNGGQLAFGPDGHLYIGLGDGGWRADPKNNGQNPNTLLGSILRISPTPDVTLKKPYSIPTDNPFVGKAGFAPETFAYGIRNPWRMSFSPDGRLLVADVGQDAYEEVDIILSGKNYGWNQTEGFHCFTDGCNPALYQPPFYEYGRDEGQSITGGYVYTGSAIPALKGMYVFGDFIQGKIWAIPVPKPGENTKVTETIALGKWNLLIPTFGRDNEGEIFVADYQSGTIYKMVKP; encoded by the coding sequence ATGAAAATCCAAACCTTTGTCTTATTTTCTTTTTTATCTATGTCTGTTTCTTGTGATGATATAGGTCGCAGTATTTTAAAAAATTACAATAAAAAGTATGAAACCGATGGCCAGGTGCTCGGATCCAAACCTCTTTTTATCGGAGTCGATGCAAACCGCAAACAGGTAACCGTTTCTTTACAAGAAGTGGTAAAAGTAAAAGAGCCAACGGACATCCAGTTCCCACCGGGTGACAGTCCCTTTTTATTTGCCCTCGAAAAAACCGGGAATATGATTCTATTCCACAGGGAAAAAAAGACAAGCCGAGTGCTAGCTAAATTTCCTGTGATTACTGACAGTGAAGAGGGGTTACTTGGTTTAACCTTCCATCCCAAATATCCCAAACAGCCAAAGTTATATACCAATTATGTAAAGTCTGTTGCGAATAAAGATGTCACCATAGTTTCTGAATGGGAAGTAGATAATCCATCCGACTTCGATTCCATGAAACTAACAAACGAACGAGTGTTATTGCAAGTGGAGCAGCCTTATCCCAATCACAATGGCGGGCAATTGGCCTTTGGTCCCGATGGACATTTATACATTGGTCTTGGGGATGGCGGTTGGAGAGCGGATCCCAAAAACAACGGACAAAATCCAAACACTCTCCTTGGTTCCATTTTAAGAATTAGTCCCACACCAGATGTAACTTTAAAAAAACCATATTCCATTCCTACAGACAATCCTTTTGTGGGAAAGGCGGGTTTCGCTCCGGAAACCTTTGCATACGGAATTCGAAATCCTTGGAGGATGAGTTTTTCACCTGATGGGCGTTTGCTTGTGGCGGATGTGGGTCAGGATGCTTACGAAGAAGTGGATATCATTCTTTCGGGTAAAAACTATGGTTGGAACCAAACCGAAGGGTTCCATTGTTTTACCGATGGATGTAATCCTGCGCTTTACCAACCACCATTTTATGAATATGGTAGAGACGAAGGACAATCCATCACCGGTGGTTATGTTTATACAGGATCTGCCATTCCAGCATTAAAGGGAATGTATGTGTTTGGAGATTTTATCCAAGGTAAAATTTGGGCAATCCCCGTTCCCAAACCTGGAGAAAATACAAAGGTCACAGAAACGATAGCCCTTGGAAAATGGAACTTACTCATTCCTACTTTTGGTCGGGACAATGAGGGAGAGATTTTTGTGGCAGATTACCAATCAGGAACCATTTATAAAATGGTAAAACCGTAA